A portion of the Leptospira kobayashii genome contains these proteins:
- a CDS encoding ExbD/TolR family protein, which produces MAGNSGGNDEEIGSINITPMVDVILVLLVIFMVTANFLKKESININLPKVAAADPNVAESTQVALTKDGKILLEGKDTTIPSLVKHLEREAKIRPNMRLTLSADERLPYGKITETMGLIRKAGVTRIALSVKK; this is translated from the coding sequence ATGGCAGGCAATTCCGGCGGAAACGACGAAGAAATAGGATCGATTAACATCACACCGATGGTGGATGTGATCCTCGTACTCCTTGTGATTTTCATGGTGACAGCCAACTTTCTGAAAAAAGAGTCGATTAACATCAATTTACCGAAAGTAGCTGCTGCAGATCCCAATGTTGCCGAATCCACTCAAGTCGCTCTGACCAAAGACGGCAAAATTCTTTTGGAAGGCAAAGACACTACCATCCCTTCCTTAGTGAAACATTTGGAGAGAGAGGCGAAAATCAGACCCAATATGAGGCTCACTCTTTCCGCGGACGAAAGGCTTCCTTACGGGAAAATCACAGAAACTATGGGGTTGATTCGTAAAGCAGGTGTTACGCGAATCGCACTCTCCGTAAAAAAATAA
- a CDS encoding acyl-CoA thioesterase produces MSQTLNSPFVSELPVLWSDMDSNGHVNNGVYQFYFDEARMQALEEEGFSLSKMREEKVGPVMYKAELSYNKPLTHPDKIRIETTFGDVSKTRGKVFQTMRRVSDGEVVCQAVFHTIFFNFNTNRPWKLPDRFVEKYS; encoded by the coding sequence ATGAGCCAAACTTTAAATTCCCCCTTTGTTTCGGAGCTCCCGGTGCTCTGGAGCGATATGGATTCTAACGGACATGTGAATAACGGTGTGTATCAGTTTTACTTTGATGAAGCCAGGATGCAGGCCTTGGAAGAGGAAGGATTTTCCCTTTCTAAAATGAGAGAAGAAAAAGTAGGGCCTGTAATGTACAAGGCCGAACTCAGCTATAATAAACCTCTCACTCATCCGGATAAGATCAGGATTGAAACTACTTTCGGTGATGTTTCCAAAACGAGAGGAAAAGTATTTCAAACCATGAGAAGGGTTTCAGACGGGGAAGTTGTCTGTCAGGCCGTATTTCATACTATCTTTTTCAATTTCAATACAAACAGGCCTTGGAAACTTCCCGACCGGTTTGTTGAAAAATATTCCTGA
- a CDS encoding OmpP1/FadL family transporter: MKKILYAFGFTLLAGLASLSASEPFNNIQGFYGERAAGLGGAFTALSDDPSGAYYNPAGMAFAHNDGFSLSASNFKNVKRSYINIDTPGQMYNQTHQGFDPNFVGILKNFDKWKFGFSIVNTYNYAYDRADQVNYPLVSPSINQTRNYVKEKYSQLLVGPSFAYLITDRLSIGATLYYMNDTKEISRTQFQQYSNLSYVMRSYVDNRQTTGLMPILGIQYQPHQKVSLGMSMRKIFVTGGNRLYNEVYTDSTRSAGTSAVDFLEGTQSGFSSIEAGVVTQKPKLVSSIPQTTEIRWGAAFFPTSRFLASFDVIYTSGYRTNRSQDEISRSGNKFTYTLNDTEVRELTRVSTINYAAGMEYYLMDTFSVLAGVFTNEPNTKPISWTESAVDLYLQNLYNNQLSASSGENSLVYKYPRSGTNTRNEYSRNRGLSLGFSWVNAKSSISLTFIREVGSGNSRIDPSSLSQSFEYSAHSVYIMVSSRN; this comes from the coding sequence ATGAAAAAAATATTATATGCATTTGGTTTTACTCTTTTAGCTGGTCTTGCTTCTTTGTCCGCTTCGGAACCGTTTAACAATATACAAGGGTTTTACGGGGAGCGCGCTGCGGGCCTCGGTGGTGCGTTTACCGCTCTTTCCGATGATCCCTCAGGTGCTTACTACAATCCCGCAGGGATGGCTTTTGCACATAACGACGGTTTTTCGTTATCGGCAAGTAACTTTAAAAATGTAAAAAGAAGTTATATCAATATTGATACGCCCGGTCAGATGTACAACCAAACCCACCAAGGATTCGATCCCAATTTTGTCGGTATTCTAAAAAACTTTGATAAATGGAAGTTCGGGTTTTCCATTGTAAATACTTATAATTACGCTTATGATAGAGCGGACCAGGTGAATTACCCTTTGGTTTCTCCTTCGATCAATCAAACTAGAAATTATGTGAAGGAAAAATATTCTCAACTGCTTGTGGGTCCGAGTTTCGCCTATCTGATCACGGACAGATTGTCGATCGGAGCTACTCTCTATTACATGAATGATACGAAGGAGATTTCAAGAACTCAGTTCCAACAATACTCAAATTTATCATATGTTATGCGAAGTTACGTTGACAATCGGCAAACTACAGGTCTTATGCCGATTTTGGGAATTCAATACCAACCTCACCAAAAGGTGTCTTTGGGAATGAGTATGCGTAAAATATTTGTGACCGGTGGAAATCGTCTTTACAATGAAGTTTATACCGATTCCACCCGGAGCGCAGGGACTTCCGCTGTCGATTTTTTGGAAGGAACCCAATCCGGATTTTCTTCCATTGAAGCCGGAGTAGTGACCCAAAAACCGAAACTGGTCAGCTCGATTCCTCAAACAACAGAGATTAGGTGGGGGGCCGCTTTTTTCCCTACTTCCCGCTTCCTTGCTTCCTTCGATGTCATTTATACTTCCGGATACAGAACCAATCGTTCCCAAGATGAAATTAGCAGATCGGGAAACAAATTTACGTACACTTTGAATGATACGGAAGTGAGAGAACTAACTCGTGTTTCCACAATAAATTATGCTGCAGGTATGGAGTATTATTTGATGGATACTTTTTCGGTGCTTGCAGGTGTTTTTACCAACGAGCCGAATACAAAACCGATATCCTGGACGGAATCCGCAGTAGATCTTTATCTGCAAAATCTCTACAACAACCAACTCTCCGCTTCGTCAGGAGAAAACAGTTTGGTTTATAAATACCCTAGATCCGGCACCAATACTAGGAACGAATATTCCAGAAACCGGGGACTCAGTTTGGGCTTTTCCTGGGTCAATGCAAAATCCTCCATATCACTTACCTTCATCCGGGAAGTCGGTTCCGGAAATTCCCGAATTGACCCCAGCTCGCTTTCTCAATCTTTTGAATATAGTGCGCATTCTGTTTACATCATGGTCAGTTCCAGGAACTAG
- a CDS encoding LA_0364 family Cys-rich lipoprotein — protein sequence MRYLLIFLFSFALIQCGAPFSPRSACYERNKCSTIEGTCFLQNDLFYRFGADSGQYSNQDLSILVGTCLGLEKKCRKNCDSGTIF from the coding sequence ATGCGTTATCTTCTCATTTTCCTGTTTTCTTTTGCTCTGATTCAATGCGGGGCACCTTTTTCTCCCAGATCCGCTTGTTATGAAAGAAACAAATGTTCTACGATAGAAGGAACTTGTTTTTTACAAAATGATCTTTTTTACAGATTTGGAGCGGACTCAGGACAGTATTCCAATCAGGATCTGAGTATTCTTGTCGGGACTTGTCTCGGTTTGGAAAAAAAATGCAGGAAGAATTGCGACAGCGGAACTATTTTTTAA
- a CDS encoding energy transducer TonB: protein MKDRWKQFKSWVHEFGLFKFSILFSLVLHGSVYLIYFIATLPSDSDYEEVSKLDEVDVDWEEIPPELLGGESSPAPVEKTDWVEGSNKDQNAEAPDDTDINPNQLSGDGTDKDGFLFSYNGDRPPTPIIDFDLKSFFPEAAKAANINTKTVVVMVQVDETGQLQGAKIASGRAGYGFDEAALKIIRMARFVPGYNNGKPTKMSHRLPILFDLEED, encoded by the coding sequence ATGAAAGATAGATGGAAACAATTTAAATCCTGGGTTCATGAATTCGGACTCTTTAAATTTTCCATCCTATTCTCATTGGTTTTACATGGTTCCGTTTATTTGATTTATTTTATCGCTACTTTGCCAAGCGACTCGGACTACGAAGAAGTCAGCAAACTAGACGAAGTCGATGTGGATTGGGAAGAAATTCCTCCCGAACTACTGGGAGGGGAATCAAGCCCAGCCCCTGTAGAAAAAACCGACTGGGTCGAAGGGTCCAATAAAGACCAAAACGCAGAAGCACCGGATGATACTGATATCAATCCCAACCAACTTTCCGGGGACGGAACGGACAAAGACGGATTTTTATTTTCTTATAACGGGGATCGTCCGCCTACTCCTATCATAGATTTTGATCTAAAAAGTTTCTTTCCAGAAGCGGCGAAAGCCGCAAATATAAACACAAAGACAGTGGTTGTTATGGTCCAAGTAGATGAAACCGGCCAGTTGCAAGGGGCCAAAATCGCCTCCGGAAGAGCAGGATACGGGTTTGACGAAGCCGCCCTCAAAATAATTCGAATGGCTCGTTTTGTTCCGGGTTACAATAATGGCAAACCGACTAAAATGTCTCATAGATTGCCAATACTCTTTGATTTGGAAGAAGATTGA
- a CDS encoding M48 family metalloprotease, with product MQRTYLILFLLVCSFFNSFAKGILYVQSPKAKLLTSPQLTADGLPLSMGESLTQTSEQGLFVQVRNNDKTGWVSKLFVSPLPPSEKIKLGAASNSSESVLARQRASDFTKTAAARGLSETEKLRVRGGAELYDFESLRWLESLRLETNVVTKRTDTSFSRSVSSDTEQEVKVGRALAARLIQKYNLVKEEELTKYINRVGTRIANNSSRGDLNFRFGILDSNEINAFACPGGFIFLTKGSLHQIASEAELAGVLSHEIGHVVLFHNGSFEKMNVFLEIVTGMLGPSGGEVISAATSATLDELEKQFFETGRDISFEWEADEAGVILAAQSGYPANGLGDYLGRLTKAPNAKQLTHTHPDTATRVTKLAKIESTASNKDAPAVKEEWSQYKKLIP from the coding sequence ATGCAACGGACTTATTTGATTTTATTTTTGCTGGTTTGTTCTTTCTTTAACAGTTTTGCCAAAGGAATCCTCTATGTGCAAAGTCCTAAAGCAAAATTACTGACTTCTCCCCAACTAACAGCTGATGGGTTACCACTTTCCATGGGAGAAAGTCTAACACAAACGAGTGAGCAAGGTTTGTTCGTACAAGTACGCAATAATGACAAAACCGGTTGGGTTTCAAAATTATTCGTTTCCCCTCTTCCCCCCAGCGAAAAAATCAAATTGGGAGCTGCTTCCAATTCTTCGGAATCCGTTCTCGCCAGACAAAGAGCTTCCGATTTTACAAAGACCGCAGCAGCAAGAGGACTTTCCGAAACGGAAAAACTCAGAGTGAGAGGCGGAGCTGAACTTTATGATTTTGAATCTTTACGTTGGCTGGAATCCCTTCGCCTGGAAACCAACGTTGTTACAAAACGCACGGATACTTCTTTTTCCCGATCCGTTTCCTCAGATACCGAACAAGAAGTTAAAGTGGGAAGAGCGCTTGCAGCAAGATTGATTCAAAAATACAATCTGGTCAAAGAAGAAGAACTTACGAAATATATAAACCGGGTTGGAACAAGGATTGCAAATAACTCTTCCAGAGGAGATTTAAACTTTCGCTTCGGGATTTTGGATTCCAATGAAATCAACGCATTTGCCTGTCCCGGTGGATTTATTTTTCTTACCAAAGGAAGTCTTCATCAAATTGCATCCGAAGCCGAACTTGCAGGAGTTTTATCGCACGAGATAGGACATGTAGTGTTATTTCATAACGGAAGTTTTGAAAAGATGAATGTATTTTTAGAAATCGTCACAGGTATGTTAGGACCCTCGGGAGGAGAAGTCATCAGTGCAGCTACTTCGGCAACATTGGATGAACTGGAAAAACAATTTTTCGAAACGGGAAGAGATATTTCCTTCGAATGGGAAGCGGACGAAGCGGGAGTGATACTTGCGGCGCAATCAGGATATCCTGCCAACGGTTTGGGGGACTATCTCGGCCGGCTTACCAAAGCTCCGAACGCAAAACAACTAACGCATACTCACCCCGATACGGCAACCAGAGTTACCAAACTTGCAAAAATAGAATCTACCGCATCCAATAAAGATGCGCCTGCCGTAAAAGAGGAATGGAGCCAATACAAAAAACTGATTCCATGA
- a CDS encoding TetR/AcrR family transcriptional regulator encodes MIVQERSEIRKIPPKQRILKTAIQLFYHQGYANTGINQIIKESGTAKASFYDHFPSKEDLGKRVIHHYSVEVQVWLKNILTKSKDPLSFVDELSKAVQIQIKSKDAIYQGCPIALFSSQFPLEHSGFQYEFQSSVERWEKMFFNFFTKLKEENKIPSGFQSLEVTRDLINLYEGGLMSWRISQNNAYITRMEISMRERILSELKK; translated from the coding sequence ATGATTGTTCAGGAAAGGAGTGAAATACGCAAAATTCCTCCCAAACAAAGGATTCTAAAAACTGCGATCCAACTCTTCTATCATCAGGGTTATGCAAACACAGGGATCAACCAAATCATCAAAGAATCAGGCACTGCCAAAGCCAGTTTTTATGATCATTTTCCCTCCAAAGAGGATTTAGGAAAAAGAGTGATCCACCACTACTCCGTAGAAGTGCAGGTCTGGTTGAAAAACATTCTGACAAAAAGCAAAGACCCTCTTTCGTTTGTGGATGAACTTTCCAAAGCAGTTCAGATACAAATCAAATCCAAAGATGCGATCTACCAAGGTTGCCCTATCGCTTTGTTTTCCAGCCAATTCCCACTGGAACATTCCGGCTTTCAATACGAGTTTCAGTCTTCCGTAGAACGCTGGGAAAAAATGTTTTTTAATTTTTTTACGAAATTAAAAGAAGAAAACAAAATCCCTTCCGGTTTCCAATCTTTGGAAGTCACAAGGGATCTAATCAACCTTTATGAAGGAGGGCTTATGAGCTGGAGAATTTCGCAAAACAATGCTTATATTACCCGAATGGAGATTTCCATGAGAGAAAGAATCCTCTCCGAGCTTAAAAAATAG
- a CDS encoding MotA/TolQ/ExbB proton channel family protein, whose product MQDFVDIGEKFIFVVMLFASILAVAVFVERLIIFRKNLTKEAVSFLEHLIPLLRHKDHKGTEKLLHDQKEETAYTRFTQFSLEREKENPKGLFELMDAKILKERLHLEERLPILNTLGNNTPFIGLLGTVLGVIKAFYGLGTLGNSGAEVVMRSISTALLATAAGLAVAIPVVMANNYFSRKIKVITGNLEILSKEFHANLVTGKSSHSSHTHH is encoded by the coding sequence ATGCAGGATTTCGTAGATATCGGTGAAAAATTTATCTTTGTGGTGATGTTATTCGCAAGCATCCTGGCCGTTGCCGTATTTGTAGAACGATTGATCATTTTTCGCAAAAACCTTACCAAAGAAGCAGTCTCGTTTTTAGAACATCTAATCCCACTTTTGCGCCACAAAGACCACAAAGGCACGGAAAAACTTCTTCATGATCAAAAAGAGGAAACCGCGTACACACGTTTCACTCAATTTTCTCTGGAAAGAGAAAAGGAAAATCCAAAAGGTTTATTCGAACTGATGGATGCCAAAATCTTAAAAGAAAGACTTCATCTGGAAGAGAGACTTCCGATCTTAAACACTCTTGGAAACAATACCCCTTTCATTGGACTACTGGGAACAGTACTCGGAGTCATCAAAGCATTCTACGGACTGGGAACTCTCGGAAACTCGGGAGCGGAAGTGGTAATGCGCAGTATTTCCACCGCCCTACTTGCTACTGCGGCGGGACTTGCAGTTGCCATTCCTGTCGTTATGGCAAATAATTATTTTTCCAGAAAGATCAAAGTGATCACTGGAAATTTGGAAATCCTTTCCAAAGAATTTCATGCCAATCTAGTCACAGGCAAATCAAGTCATTCTTCACATACTCACCATTAG
- a CDS encoding UTP--glucose-1-phosphate uridylyltransferase, whose protein sequence is MPIPKETSETLIREKMLKEGLSEAFVSDFLQKVDLVRKGENGIVTWNEVGDLDPKKDEIDFLEIQKSYPSDPNTLSKLVVIKLNGGLGTSMGLEKAKSLIPIKDGKSFLAVIAAQVEYIRSLCNIEIPLLLMDSYNTQTDSQKELKQIGFKQSLTSSFLQHKVPRLAAGDLTPVSLSHEIEEWCPPGHGDIYFTLVETGILDELLSKGYEIAFLSNGDNLGATVDPHIVSYLLKEGIDFAMEMTPKTLADKKGGAIYRKVVNGKFLKYELLETAQVPKENEHEFGGLGKFRTFSTNNLWINLRSLKKRFSEGDFSLSLIVNPKQVEGKDVIQLETAMGSAVGNFPKFKGIIIPRDRFAPVKKTEDYLVRRSDAYVLNKDYSLTMAPLRKEKGLGEVLVSLDDAYYKKLGPFDSLFKVYPSMMFCEELTVKGEVEFDQFVEIIGKVRIENLSGKKQKLSSLKKSRLENETVVL, encoded by the coding sequence ATGCCGATTCCTAAAGAAACATCCGAAACTTTGATTCGTGAAAAAATGTTGAAGGAAGGTTTGAGCGAAGCCTTTGTTTCCGATTTTTTACAGAAAGTGGATTTGGTCCGAAAAGGAGAAAACGGAATCGTTACCTGGAATGAAGTAGGCGATCTGGATCCGAAAAAGGATGAAATTGATTTTTTAGAGATTCAAAAATCATATCCATCCGATCCGAACACTTTGTCCAAACTCGTAGTGATCAAGTTAAACGGTGGACTCGGAACATCCATGGGATTGGAGAAAGCGAAGTCGTTAATTCCGATCAAAGACGGTAAATCTTTTTTAGCGGTAATCGCCGCACAAGTGGAATATATCAGAAGTTTATGCAATATTGAAATTCCACTTCTTTTGATGGATTCTTATAATACCCAAACGGACAGCCAAAAGGAATTGAAACAAATCGGCTTCAAACAAAGTCTGACCAGTTCTTTTTTGCAACATAAAGTACCTAGACTTGCCGCGGGAGATCTGACCCCTGTTTCCCTTTCCCATGAAATAGAAGAGTGGTGTCCTCCCGGACACGGAGATATTTATTTTACCTTAGTGGAAACTGGCATCTTGGATGAACTACTTTCCAAAGGTTATGAGATCGCATTTTTATCCAACGGAGACAATCTGGGCGCAACGGTCGATCCTCATATTGTCTCTTATCTTTTGAAAGAAGGCATTGATTTTGCCATGGAGATGACTCCTAAAACACTGGCGGATAAAAAGGGAGGAGCCATTTACAGAAAAGTTGTAAATGGAAAATTCTTAAAATACGAACTTTTGGAAACGGCTCAGGTTCCGAAAGAAAATGAACATGAGTTTGGCGGTCTTGGGAAGTTCAGAACATTTTCCACAAACAATCTTTGGATCAACTTGCGTTCTCTCAAAAAAAGATTTTCCGAAGGTGATTTTTCCCTCTCTCTCATTGTAAATCCGAAACAAGTCGAAGGAAAAGATGTGATCCAATTGGAAACTGCAATGGGTTCCGCCGTTGGTAATTTTCCGAAATTCAAAGGAATCATCATTCCAAGAGACAGATTTGCTCCTGTGAAAAAAACGGAAGATTATCTGGTTCGCCGTTCGGATGCATATGTTTTAAACAAAGATTATTCTTTGACTATGGCTCCTCTTCGTAAAGAGAAAGGGTTGGGAGAGGTGTTAGTCAGCCTGGATGATGCTTATTATAAAAAATTAGGTCCTTTCGATTCTTTGTTCAAAGTCTATCCTTCCATGATGTTTTGCGAAGAATTGACAGTAAAGGGTGAAGTCGAATTCGATCAATTTGTCGAAATCATAGGCAAAGTAAGGATCGAAAATCTTTCCGGGAAAAAACAAAAATTATCTTCATTGAAAAAATCCCGTTTAGAAAATGAAACGGTCGTTTTGTGA
- a CDS encoding C1 family peptidase translates to MEKRRIALLSIFGLVALSAAGFYSRPVTGNSETKSLRFPSGLIPDPYELYESLPSYRALDEDKIPKETNLSDSFPPPGDQGNQKSSVGFAVGFGLISYFEAEKNKRGNISSINPISKEGQSVFYSPAYIYNQLNGGKDSGASLLEGLILAQSRGSVPLKEMNYTPSQFRSKPGANQIELGRETRFARIFKIDSNELFHLKHSISKRNPVVISFLTYENFLEAHGSAVYQTTSGELLGAQSLVLIGYDDDKKAFRAWNSWGREWGDSGYLWVSYSLIQRLTRAAYTATPATDSKLYSEKQVLAILDEIPSTGRDLRPPNEIYVTRGEFKDKIRVTWSKDPKAIGYEIYRKRKGESRFQNVGLSRQTQFDDFGAQTNLAYTYRVASLDEHRISLPSHDSNEGYSTSDPKTNEIVPITNLTASIGKYYDRITLEWDSHLTADQYSIYKWNPSTKIFRFLGKSDKPSYVDYKASKNGDAELYRVFPHRKNLIGEGSKYVSGFLDPGKNIKLIPSQVSASKGLYSNKVVIEWDGSTNATEYVVFRRKNVDDEWSKIGRTAKTNFTDENPPLTENDYAVSAVFDNHYLSAPSDYDTGYATSLSKRAEISPTPQIINISETPAKSSVSISWKKQSNVEKYSVLVRKKEEKDWNLVSNPEGNADQTVISNLEKNEFYFVSIRAKESDKEESLASTPVVIVLSEVVKDIKKVRTFGESTITKFVGPWTAMYWDGKSNVKPVKLEIISDDSLEEYTLKWNDKEFYRGKFAIDSHILEEKGKWKINLSPSADSLSAEFKEKSLLPEKGHLSFVRE, encoded by the coding sequence ATGGAAAAAAGAAGGATCGCTCTCCTCAGTATTTTCGGGCTGGTCGCACTCTCCGCAGCCGGCTTTTATTCCCGCCCTGTTACGGGCAATAGTGAAACAAAATCCCTTCGTTTTCCCTCAGGACTGATTCCGGATCCTTACGAATTGTACGAAAGTCTTCCCAGCTATCGGGCATTAGATGAAGATAAAATTCCGAAAGAAACGAATCTTTCCGATTCCTTTCCTCCTCCCGGTGATCAGGGAAATCAAAAAAGCAGTGTAGGATTTGCAGTCGGTTTCGGACTCATTTCTTACTTTGAAGCGGAAAAAAACAAGAGAGGAAACATATCTTCTATAAATCCTATCTCCAAAGAAGGCCAGTCGGTATTCTATTCTCCGGCATATATTTACAACCAATTGAACGGTGGAAAAGATTCGGGAGCATCCTTACTGGAAGGATTGATACTCGCCCAGAGCAGAGGCTCCGTTCCGTTAAAAGAGATGAATTACACTCCTTCCCAGTTTCGATCCAAACCGGGCGCCAATCAGATTGAGCTTGGGAGAGAAACGAGATTTGCCCGCATTTTCAAAATCGATTCCAACGAATTATTCCATTTAAAACATTCCATTTCCAAACGAAACCCGGTCGTGATCAGTTTTCTTACTTATGAGAACTTTTTGGAGGCCCACGGCTCAGCCGTTTATCAAACTACTTCGGGGGAACTACTCGGAGCACAGTCCTTGGTTTTGATAGGATATGATGATGATAAAAAAGCATTTCGGGCTTGGAACTCTTGGGGAAGAGAATGGGGAGATTCCGGATACCTTTGGGTTTCCTATTCCCTCATCCAAAGGTTGACTCGGGCTGCTTATACGGCAACTCCCGCAACAGACTCCAAATTATATTCGGAAAAACAAGTATTGGCAATCCTGGATGAAATTCCTTCCACAGGAAGAGACCTTCGTCCACCAAACGAAATTTATGTGACCAGAGGAGAATTCAAGGACAAAATCCGGGTCACCTGGTCAAAAGATCCCAAAGCGATCGGTTATGAAATATACAGAAAGAGAAAAGGCGAATCTAGATTTCAAAATGTAGGTTTGTCCAGACAAACTCAGTTTGATGATTTCGGAGCACAGACAAATCTTGCATACACATATCGGGTAGCAAGTCTTGACGAACATAGAATTTCTCTTCCGTCTCACGACTCAAATGAAGGTTACTCGACTTCCGACCCCAAAACGAACGAAATCGTTCCTATCACGAATCTCACTGCAAGTATCGGAAAATATTACGACCGGATCACTTTGGAGTGGGATAGCCATCTAACAGCAGATCAATACTCTATCTATAAATGGAACCCTTCCACTAAAATTTTCCGTTTTTTGGGAAAATCGGATAAACCTAGTTATGTGGATTACAAAGCGTCCAAAAACGGAGACGCGGAATTGTACCGAGTGTTCCCTCATAGAAAAAATCTAATCGGGGAAGGAAGCAAATACGTTTCCGGATTTTTAGATCCTGGTAAAAACATAAAACTGATTCCAAGTCAAGTATCCGCTTCCAAAGGATTGTATTCCAATAAAGTTGTTATTGAATGGGACGGTTCCACCAATGCAACCGAGTATGTGGTATTTAGAAGAAAGAATGTGGATGATGAATGGTCCAAAATCGGTAGAACCGCTAAAACCAATTTCACAGACGAAAATCCCCCCCTCACTGAAAATGATTACGCCGTCTCCGCAGTTTTCGATAATCATTACTTAAGCGCCCCATCGGACTATGACACAGGTTATGCGACTTCACTTTCGAAACGCGCTGAGATTTCACCGACTCCTCAAATTATCAATATTTCGGAGACTCCTGCAAAATCTTCCGTCTCCATCTCTTGGAAAAAACAATCCAATGTAGAAAAGTATTCCGTTCTAGTTCGTAAAAAAGAAGAAAAAGATTGGAATTTGGTATCGAATCCGGAAGGCAATGCGGACCAAACCGTCATTTCTAATTTGGAAAAAAACGAATTCTACTTTGTAAGCATTCGTGCGAAAGAATCGGATAAAGAAGAAAGCCTTGCTTCCACTCCCGTTGTGATCGTTCTCAGCGAAGTGGTAAAGGATATAAAGAAAGTACGAACCTTCGGAGAATCCACCATTACCAAGTTTGTCGGCCCTTGGACCGCTATGTATTGGGACGGAAAGTCAAATGTTAAACCTGTAAAATTGGAAATCATATCGGATGATTCCCTGGAAGAGTATACTCTTAAGTGGAACGATAAAGAATTTTACCGGGGAAAGTTTGCAATCGATTCCCATATTCTGGAAGAAAAAGGGAAATGGAAAATCAATCTTTCCCCTTCTGCCGATTCTCTATCGGCAGAATTCAAAGAGAAAAGTTTACTTCCGGAAAAAGGCCACCTATCTTTCGTTAGAGAATAG